From the genome of Acropora palmata chromosome 8, jaAcrPala1.3, whole genome shotgun sequence:
AGTGTGCTTTctaacaaaaaatgcaaagtgTCTTAAGACATTAGCTAATGAATTATCTCAATGCTTCTAATATCTACTTacattttgaacatttcaTATTGACATACATtgtagttttagtttttaattaTGTAGACCTGTACAGTgcgaatatttttttaaatttcagtgCAAATGCTCATTATGATAGCTGTTATCATTAATATCTTTATTACTACTGAATTGAAGTTTTGATCTTCCAATCAGAATCATCCTCGTCATTGTCTTCGGACAACGAAGATGATGATCAGTACCGAGATGAGTGGGATGATAACTTGATGGGTGATGAAGCAGACAGAGAACGACTTGAGAAAATGACAGAAAAGGAACGTGAACAAGAAATCTTCAATCGAGTTGAGAAGCGAGAAGCTCTGAAGACAAGATATGAAATTGAGAGAAAACTGAGGCTTGccaagaagaaggaaaagaagaaaaagcgtgaaaaagaaaaggcaaatcTTGAAAAGGAAGGGATTGCTCTGAGGAAGAAAGAGCGTAAAAAACACGTTGAAGAAAAGAAGGCAAAGGCCCTTGATGATTTGAAGGCCAGAAGATcagagaagaaagagaaaaaggtgGCAGAATCGATAGTTGAACAGAAGGAACCACAGTTAAAAGCAGATGATGTGTTTACGGacgatgaagatgaagatgatCAGAATGAAAGCAAGTCTAGTTCAGGAGAAGGATCATATAGAGATTCAGATGATGAGTAAGTCAATCTTGATAAGAGACGGTTGTCTCATATCTTTTACCTGTTTGGCCTTATTTCTCCatgtaattttttctttttcttaatacTCCTCAGTGGCAGGAAAATGCAGTGTTATAGTAATTCAGCATTGAAACAACTCTGATACCAGTGCCCTTGATTCTTAATTCttgatttgtcatttttctctcaAGAATGCATGAATGCACGAACctaggtgttattgtttcaacTGAAGTCCTTTGAAAGTAGTGCAACAAAGCTGGTTCTATATTCAAAAGGAGTCAACATGATGGCTTATTTCTTCACTAAATTCTTAGCTAATATTTTTGACTTTGCAGTTATCTTCAGCCTTGTGTAATGTGAACATAAAACTTCTTATGAGTTAATATATACAATGAGCATTATGCATAACCAATAAGCTAAGCTACTGTATCAAACCAAGCAGACTAAGGTGTTGATTAGCGATCATGGAAGCATGACTACAACTTAATTACgctgtttcttttctttctttttttttggaagctACTGGGCCTCCAGTGTTTTGTTTGGAATCTTCAATTTTCTTGGTATacctttttaatttctatttGCAGTTCTCATCATGATGTCACCATGGCCCTACAAAATTGTTCGTCCTTCTTGATGGACACAAACCCATACAggctttgctttgctttgcttgTCATCCTGATATGGTTATGTAGTAATATTATTTCTCTATTTTGGACCATTCATGTTGCTTTTTTATTCGTCTTTCCTTTTCTGCAGGCAAGGGGATGATCTGCCAGTTAGAGTATCCCGTGTTGATGATCTTGAGCGAATCCGAATCTCTAGACACAAGCTTGAAAGGTACATATTAATGGCTTAGCCGGTTTAATGTTTAGCATTGTTGATGTACAATGTGGGCACTCCATGTGGAAAGTTGTGGACTTTGGGAGTGTGGTTTTGAGGGGACGATATTTGTCGCTCCAACTTTGGTCAACCAAACATTGTCATGGGATAAGAGGGATTATTACAGAACATTCACCCTCCAACAATGTGGACCCATCCTCCTGTGGAATATCTGGACATTGCATAACAGGTGATTTAGCATGGGATAACAGGTGCATTTctggttttcatttctttgtggGAAGAATAAACAACCAGTTCATAATAAGAAGATGGAGATTATTGGTTATAACTCTAGCCTGCTTTAAGGTTTCTCTCCAAGCCCTCTTATTTTCCCTTTTGACCAAGCAAgcttttgatttgatttgaggAAGTTAAAATCATTAAGATTACATTTTTTAGGTACAAATACCAAGAATGAcaactattatcattatcatagTCCTGATATTTTACATGCTTTTGTTTGGGGTACGAATTTCAAACCATTATTTTTTGCTTATGCCTTGATACTCTTGGACCAGCAAGAAATTATtggacaaacaaacaagaccATTCTGATCGGCCGTGTATAAACAGTGAGAacttaatttttaaagaatgCGATACTTGTCATATAGATGGGTGCATATGCCATTCTTCAGCAAGATCGTTTCTGGATGTTTTGTCCGCGTCGGCATTGGAAGCCATGGGTCAAGACCAGTTTACAGGGTTAGCATTAGTTATCgacttttgtttcaataattattcatggTTGTaacaattaatgatatttGTTAGGCAGAGATTAttattaaggattaatataacagtgctggaaatgattttttattattcactGGGCATAGtcatttcaaatctttcttttgcttgGACATGTTGCAAATTGAACCggacataatttattgactgacaATACCTTGAAGAATATAACGCAAGATGTGCTGGTGACATATGTTCGGTCCTCGTGTCCGGCCTTAATGCAAAATTGAtgagacattttcaaaatttggtccGACAATGTCTGGTAACCGACttttatttccagcactgtaTAATTATAGCtgttacaatttaaaattaatgttattataATAGGACTATTATATTAATGCTATGCCAATTTTTAGTGAACAATGTTAATATGACAGagcttaaaggggctaggtcacgctgttttaggtgattttgttttattttgttggttATGAGCTGtaaacgtcaaattggcagagcaagtgtctttcattttcagaatcacggccacataacaactgagaatgattttccagctgtttaaatgacattttgatataaactgatataaatttgaaaaaagatgggccgacgtttttcaaatttacccaaatgcaatccatttcaatcctccccagttttgtccatccttgtcccttcttagctttcctgtgttttgttggagttcttctatagttttgagccgtgattttgttatttcagttaattctacgaccacttgatcaatgctgaaattgcctaaaattgcgtgatcccggggggggggggggggggctcgTATATGAAACAGaaggggatgctcgtcgtctcgcttaggggtgtaaattttggattttgggcTCGCTTAGGCTGTCCCGGGCAAAGCGCcgatattttaagccgccaaggtcttgcttagggttccgcgaagaaacacagaattacgcgaagagaaacagaagtcaaattttcttttttcttctattttttcttttttaagcggtcaCTTTTAGGGGTCTAAATTTGCTTAAGAcacgcccagattggtctcctttagggattaaattcaaaatttccgacgagcatccccgtctgttccatataggagtcccccccccgGGGCGTGATCTAGCCCCTTTAATGGTATGCCAATTTTTAGTGAACAATggtaagatgatttccgcacaacattcgagcaataatggcaaaaattggcaaaaattaagttaccaaaaaatcctcttagcacggtaatattttgaataaaggtaagaagattctatcgagatttaagctctcaatctggccccgcgagagaaaattgaacttgaagttatccatatttcagttaaaaaggacatttcgcgttggTTGTAAACataataacactcgcttttagcattcttacgaagtttgacattaaatttctcgagaatgctttgggatttcatcgcggggtcacttagagaactgaattacaatgagatgttttaaatagtattcaagaagttagcgtgctgtgagtagatttttattaaataatttttgcaagtattgctcgaactttgaacggaatccgtcttaatatgACAAAGCTTAAGTAGTGACAATAGCAACTGGAATGGCTGTGAGGTTTGATAAGAAAAAATGTGCTACACATGTCGTTCAGTGCCTTTCATTCCCGTTCATTGCAAAGcatgtaatttttcaaagtacAATGTCCCATTGTGAAACTCTAATGCAGACTTGCAGACGCAAGGGTAAAAATTAATCTATGCTCAAATTtgaatagaaaacattttgaatttggGCAGGGATGTAACTCCACCTGAAATGACCTTATTCACAGTTTTGATAGTGatatatgcaaatttcaaCTTCAACTTTATTTACTCTGTTTAGATGAATTAATCTTACAGAATGTACAATTCATTACAAAGAgataatatttaaatattgaTAAATGGAAAATTTAGAGTGAAAGCGCACAGTGGCCAAACGAGCCGAAGCTTTCGAGTTTGCTACCGTCATATTAATTTGAAGCATAATCTAAAAAGAAACCAATATTTATATTCGTTACAGCTAAATGCATGTGAAAGTCATTCTTTTATTCtttatatttatttcaatCCAGTTGTAGGAggttgaagtaaaaaaaaaagaatgaaccATATCCAAAATGGCAAATTTCTGTATTTGAAACCAGAATAAATTTGCTCTGCTTGCATTTTCTGTGGAaggttttcaacttttaattCTTGCTTCTGTGAATATGTGTCGCATCCTTTTTTGTAGGTTGCAGAAATCAGAGATGTGGTTGAAACGGCAAAAATTTACAGTCTGGGGGGTACAAAGACTAATAAGGGACTCAAACTCAGGTATGTGTATGGGACATCGCAAAATGTGTCGGtgtatagacctctttcataatggcggccaaataaaatattcttttgttttaatgctaataagcctaaCTAGCCTCGCTACGACgagcaaatttcaaaagaatatttgtttcaaaacgagggcagtaggtctaattaacataaagacaaaagaatgtaaaagTGGTCgcaatttatgaaagtggtctattttTCTCAAGCATATTGAGGTCatatttccaccgtgaagagatgacgactcgagcgttagccctttgtcgtcactttccgatttgGTTGCGAAGGTGACGTTTCGAGAGTAAACCCTTCGTCGTCACCGATTAGATtgcgaagatgacgtttcgagcgttggcccttagttgtcactttccgattagattacgaaaaTGACGTTTCGAGAGTAAAGCCTTCGTCGTCTCTTTCCGATTAGAAtgcgaagatgacgtttcgagcgttagcccttcgtcaataGTACTTCGTCGTCGCATGGTAGAAGTTGAtgtttggcatgttttttgaGTGTCGTCtaaatttcttaaaacatGCTACCGCCATTttctttatcttctttttttttctctttttacatAATGGAAATGATTCTTTATGTGTTTGTTGTTAGGCACGGTGATCAGGAGAGAGTGTTCAGATTGGAATTTGTATCAAACCAAAGATTCACAGAGTCTGAATTTAATCGGTGGTTGGAAGAGGTACACGTGCAACTGTTACAAAAGTAATAACTTAAAAACTCTTAGTTGGAGGTGAGCTATTTGAACAACAGTTTGTTTTTGCGATAACAAGCGCCCTCTTCCATCCCACCAGCTTGCATGATTTAGATATTTTGTCGGTTTTCTTATTTATGATAAAAAGTAACGAATTAGCGTGgataaatttagttttctgTTGCAAGAAAACCATAATGTTTCTTTGGTCAACTTTTTTAATTAACTCCGAATAATCTTAATTGGAATAGTTACAAGTGATGGGAGCGACCGCTGTCGTTTTCGCAGGCTTTTTTCTGGGTGGGGCTCTAGTTGCTGGAGAAGTCTGGTGATGACTATTCCCAGGAGCTTCCGAGTCTTCAACTTCAACCGTTACAACCAGACACCACTTGCTGAAATGGTTGATTCAATTAAAACTCTGGCCTTGGTAATTTCTGACTAATTTGCGTtatgctgttttgttttgaagtgccAGTCGCATGATATCCCTCTGCCAACACTCGATGATATTGACAGCAAGGCCAAAGGATTTAACGATGCAAGGCATTATATGTACAACGAGGAGGATATTGACAAGGTCAAATTCGTTTATGAGGGAATGGGACCAAGGTGGCGAGCCCCTTTTCATTCCACTCGCGGCTTCGCTGTTGGCTTCTGTGTTTCCCACAAAATCTTTTGTTAAGGGTGCTGAAACTCTTACACCCTTACAGCTTCCAATACCCAGCTTTAGATGCTGTTTCCAAAGTATACACTACTCAATTTTGGAACGTGACCCTTGCGAAAAAATTAGTGAATTTGACATCTCAAACACGAGGGTTTTGTTGCCGTCCTCAACAAGACACACCAACACGTTACACCTTGTCAGGGCAATCTCTCTCGACTCAGAAAACGAGGCCAGGATATTCGCGAAAATCTCCATTTCTGTTATCACTCAACCTACCGATGTCACAATTGTTCGTTATATTAATTTGACACAAGATTGTCTTTTCGTTTCTACAGATTgttgcagaaaaacaaaagtttagaAAAACGCCTTTCAACTACGCACAGAAGAAGAGTCACTTGATGCGATCGAAGGTTTGTGAGGGTCAGGTGTTTTGCACTTTTCAACCAAGGTTTTACATGTCGTGTTAAGTTTATCGAGGCGATTGTTTATATGACAGGAAATTGCCGAGCAAGCTGGAAATAGAGAAGAAGCCGAGAAAATCCGCTCCGAACTGGAAGACTTGGAAGAAAAAGCTGTACAACTCGACAAAGTTCGATCCAAAAACCTAAGTGCCATAAGGTAAACCGCTCAATTTCTTTGAGAGGCCAGTGCAATTGTGATGTTAATGTGAGGCTGAAGACATAGGGAACACTTTGTGTCGTTCAAATAAGTGGGCTTGTAATTCAACTCCCGCAAATTTGGCCCAAGCTCCAGTTGTTGAACACTTTGcgttggataaatcactacgtagtttaagaaatgacgacgtcacaattaatgatttgattggttgaatgaggaaaaataatcgtgctgcacctGCAGCACGAACGACGCACTCGCAATCGTGCGGCACGTGCGTGCTGAACATGCAGCACGCACGACGACTGCAACAAGAACGaagcaaatttgcatatttgacaatgtaAAACAGTGTTTCTCCACGCTCCTGacacgcgaagttacattttcagatgaggttctcgctgccgtcctatttgaggttctgacgacaacgcgagcccgccgtagtaaatctttcattagggaatttaagaagctacgacggcaactgcaacgaaaacgtgacattaaaattgaactttgcattaagttaagtcttttgcgattactccatgttggtcacgttgtacaaaataggcggacTGCACTTTctcttgcttggcacgaatggttttcatgtaaaggcaaagagtgaaagaattactgctgcgagctcgcgttgtcgtcagaacctcaaatatgaaaatttcacttcgtcgtttggcagactacgtcaaaacattgcaccaaaaagcgtgctgcacatgcagcacgactatttttcttcattcaaccaatgaaatcattgatttgtggcgttgtcgttgatgttgccgtcgtcaaatcttaaattcccGATTTCTTTGCCTCTGTACGAAAACCACTCTAGCTAAGCAAACGAAGGTGCATCTCACTGACTTTGTACACCGTGATCAtcatggaataatcgcgaaacacttaacctaacgcaaagttttatttttaatgtgacgttttcgttgcaacAGCCGTGGTAgctttagggagcttaagataagacgacggcaacatcagcgacaacgccacatatcaatgatttgattggttgaatgaagaaaaataatcgtgctgcccgtgcggcacgctttttggtgcaatgttttgacgtagtctgccaaacgacgacgggaaattttcatatttgaggttctgacgacaacgggagctcgcagcagtaaatctttcgttctttgcctttacacgaaaatcattcgtgccaagcacgcgaaagtgcactccacctattttgtacaacgtgatcaacatggaataatcgcaagagacttgacttaacgcaaagttcaattttaacgagacgttttccttgcagttaccgtcgtagcttcttaaggTCCCTTTTTTAAACTCCCTACTacggagcttaagcagcaacgacggcaacagcaacgaaaaacgtcacttgaaaataaacatttgagaaatggtgactatttggttatttttgcttcttcctcgcatcccttatttttgacagagcacgcgggaaatggactggtagaagcgccgttgaagtaaatatagagaatgaaagatttactatTGTGTGTTCAACGTTAAATTTGGaattttcacgttgtcatttgacagactacgtcaaaggattgtactaaagtgcgtgccgcacgtgcagcacgacttttttcctcattcaccCAATGAGGTCGTTGTTTTCTGACGTTTTCATTGCCGTCGCTGTCTTCCTGGCACGGCACTTGTGGGGCCTGGATGAGAACCGTTAGTTCACAAATTCTGTTGGGTGAAGTTGATTTGAATTTCATAGCCATaaccggtttttttttttattatttcatcaGCTACATCAACGAGCGAAACAGAAAGAGAAACATCGTGGAGGCAGAGAAGGCAGCCGCAGTACGTGTCTtctgtctttcattttcttccagAGATTTGTAAAACAGAAATATGGAAttgcaaaattattcacaattgTCTCTTTTTTACGTTTCAGGAAGAAATGTCCGAAGAACAAAAAGCAAATCCTTTTACCAGACGCAAAACTCTACCTCAACTGGTTTCTATGGTAGGCggttaaaaaaattctaagtttctcaattttatcgcattgttttattgttaaattgttaaaaaataacatttgcGCAATTGGGAAAATTCTTTGATTAAATTGGTTAAATTATACACTGCTGGCGAAGTACACTGCAACTTGACTCCAATAAGCGCTGTTGAAATAAatagagaaaatgaaagatttactgttcgTTATTCAATTTGtcatcaaaacaacaaatgtcataatttcacgttgtttgTAGAGGACGGCACGAATTgttctaaagtgcgtgccgcacgtgtagCATGCTTATATTTCCttgttcaaccaatcaaattcttggTTTGTGGCGTCGCCGTTGCCGTTGACGTCGATGCTAAGTAAAGCTACCGGATAATATATTGCCGTAGCAGGCTCTATGGGCTTTCTCATCAGAAGTTTCTAATTCGATACCTCCCTGTGAATAAGTGGCTGCgttttccatttgtttttcctttttttttttacattacaCAGTGCCCAAGCGCTGCAACCCTCAATTATTACCTTACGTAGAAAAAGGTTTTTcattgttgctgttgctgttttgGCGACAGCTGTGACGGTAATAGAATCTACAGAAACCTGTGTTATATTCTAATCTTCCTGAaacgattataaaatattttgtaactaaTCTTTAATAAACACAAACACAGCATTAGGGGCGGGCATCTCGTTTATTGATACAGCGAGCGTTTTCAACATACCATAGAGAAATTACATAATAGAATAAGGAAATAAagtcaaagttgaaagagatgcCTTCGAGTGGCTCTTGCATAACTTACAAAATCTTAAATAGCCTAGAAAACCCCTCGGGGTTCATCATACCTGCAAGCATGCCTAAAGTACTTCTACAATTAACACGAATCTGAACATACCCCATTGTCATTAGCGAAGCGTTACAAAATATATTAGTTAATGTAAAATTGGCCAATACGTCTGGGTTCGTAGAATAGTTGGAGGTGAAACTCGAGAACTTGCCTATTTTGCACAACAAGATGGAataatcaagtgaagatatgatcctcgcacttactggacaatttaagcaattgtctcatgaacctgaaaaattcaggtgactcaacgggattcgaacccatgacctctgcgatgccggtgcagtgctctaaccaactgagctatgaagtcacacagttgagagcaggtcaatttgttgggatcatgttttcccgtgaaaggaatgtagtatgaaagaagtgttatatgaagtgcggtgtttgaaatcaactgaagatatgatcctcgcacttgctggacaatttaagcaattgtctcatgaacctgaaaaattcaggtggctcaacgggattcgaacccatgacctctgcgatgccggtgcagtgctctaaccaactgagctatgaagtcacacgaatcccgttgagtcgcctgaatttttcaggttcatgagacaattgcttaaattgtccagtaagtgcgaggatcatatcttcacttgatttcaaataccgcacttcatgcaacatttctttcataagaTGGAATAATCACGAAAAACTCATGATTGCGCGTACCTGTGTATTCATTGAAGTTTCTGTTTTGTgccctttcttttttttttttttaggcgaAAAATTCTTCAAATCCTCAGACAAGCGTTCAAAAGGAAGAAACTTACCAAGCTGGACCATCAAATTCAGCCCCACAACCACCCAGCACCAGCGGGGTAAGTAGAGTTGTTGCgattttcatgtttcttgttcttgtgttttttttttttgggttgtttttgttttttatctgttgtttttttcattgcgTACTCGGTCGAGTTGGCGCAAAGGACTGACcttgaagatttttttttttaatattataatgATATTTTAGGacacgaaattaacttttttggcaaggagccgtctggctcctaaattttccaaagtggtcgccaaggccaaaaagttaggagccattaaaaaaaaaaaagatagttgaaaaaacgcattatacagtagcgtcaaatggaagggttttcctagctttgaagtgaagtgtctgcgcaaccaaaaaggacatttcacttcacaatatacaatgtaacatttggaaaatccaagatagcggatgttgacatgttcggttcatagcattcgtgacgattttgcttaaCAGACCTTATCGTTCGCGttcatctactttaaagcttcatttagtggtcaaaaacatcaaggtaagatgtacaaaactcaaagaattctggtcgccaacttggcgactaacttttgaatcttggtcgccagcacgataattttagtcgcattggcgactgtattaggcgcaatttcgtgccctgtaTTTATTGATTTCCAGTTTTACATACAATTTTATTACACACTACTCTCACTTACTACCCTACTACACTCACTTACACTCACTTAAACTCACTTACACTCACTACACTCACATACACACCAGGTGATaaggtgacgtaatttggaggactaggaggaaaaaaatttaacgccgtatcccaca
Proteins encoded in this window:
- the LOC141888755 gene encoding RNA polymerase-associated protein RTF1 homolog, with translation MGKPSKDGSDSQRKRKRVAVESSSDDDENEQDLEEELKSLAKRSRQAHENSKPQKSGDSDSDLDSSEGSDDEWTMDSENGKGKGKVKAKEKKKRGKKQSSSSTSSSEESGETSSGESSSSLSSDNEDDDQYRDEWDDNLMGDEADRERLEKMTEKEREQEIFNRVEKREALKTRYEIERKLRLAKKKEKKKKREKEKANLEKEGIALRKKERKKHVEEKKAKALDDLKARRSEKKEKKVAESIVEQKEPQLKADDVFTDDEDEDDQNESKSSSGEGSYRDSDDEQGDDLPVRVSRVDDLERIRISRHKLERWVHMPFFSKIVSGCFVRVGIGSHGSRPVYRVAEIRDVVETAKIYSLGGTKTNKGLKLRHGDQERVFRLEFVSNQRFTESEFNRWLEECQSHDIPLPTLDDIDSKAKGFNDARHYMYNEEDIDKIVAEKQKFRKTPFNYAQKKSHLMRSKEIAEQAGNREEAEKIRSELEDLEEKAVQLDKVRSKNLSAISYINERNRKRNIVEAEKAAAEEMSEEQKANPFTRRKTLPQLVSMAKNSSNPQTSVQKEETYQAGPSNSAPQPPSTSGAASSSSAMETELPGVETLIAAKPLAGGNKTPSLEGKPSHSDDLFSAHNFDITINLNIPTPGAESRPAVATPRPANTERDGAPRRSLNLEDYKKRRGLI